Genomic segment of Streptomyces alboniger:
CCGAGTACGCGATGCTGCTCCCGGTGCGGGTCCTTGCCCGTGTCTACGGCTTCTCCGACGAGCAGGGCCCCGGCCTCGTCACCGCCATGAACGACATGATCGACGGCCGTGAGCGGGCTCTCGCGGGCCAGCAGCACCTGGCCGGTTCGATGATGCGGCTCATCGCCGACAAGCACGAGAAGCCGGGCCTGGACGTCGCCTCGTACATGATCGAGACGCAGCTCACCGAGGACGGCTCGGACTTCACCGACGAGGAGATCGCGCAGGACCTGATGGTGATGATGGCCGCGGGTCACCAGCCGACCGCCGACTGGATCGGCAACTCGCTGCGCCTGATGCTCACCGACGACCGCTTCGCCGCCTCCCTCTTCGGCGGCCGCAACAGCGTCGCCGAGGCCATGAACGAGGTCCTGTGGGAGGACACCCCCACCCAGAACGTCGCCGGGCGCTGGGCCTCGCGCGACACCCGGCTCGGCGGGCGCCACATCAACGCCGGTGACCTGCTGCTGCTCGGCCTCGCCGCCGCCAACGCCGACCCGCAGATCCGCACCGACGGCTCCGCCCTGACCGGCGGCAACAGCGCCCACTTCGCGTTCGGGCACGGCGAGCACCGCTGCCCCTTCCCCGCCCAGGAGGTCGCCGAGGTCATCGCGCGGACCGGCATCGAGGTGCTCCTGGACCGCCTGCCCGACCTGGACCTCGCGGTACCGGCGGGGGACCTCACCCGCCGCCCGTCGCCCTGGCTGCGCGGCCTGACCGATCTGCCGGTGCGCTTCACCCCGACCCCGACCTCAGCGTTTGGAGACCCCAGATGACGCGCATCGCCCTGGACCCCTTCGTCACCGACCTGGACGGGGAGAGCGCCCGGCTGCTGGCGGCGGGCCCGCTCGCCGAGGCGGAGCTGCCCGGCGGCGTGCCGGTGTGGGCGGTCACGCACCACGCGGAGGCGCGTCAGCTCCTCACGGACAAGCGGCTGGTGAAGGACATCGAGGTCTGGGGCGCCTGGCGGCGCGGCGAGATTCCCGCCGACTGGCCGCTGATCGGCCTCGCCAACCCGGGCCGTTCCATGCTGACGGTCGACGGCGAGGAGCACCGCCGGATGCGGACACTAGTGGCGCAGGCCCTCACCCCGCGCCGGGTGGAGCGGCTGCGCGGCCGCATCACGGAGCTGACGCACGCCCTGCTCGACAAGCTCCCCGCCTCCGAAGTGGTGGACCTGAAGGCGGAGTTCGCGTACCCCCTGCCCATGTACGTCATCAGTGACCTGATGGGCATCGACACGGCTGACCATCCGCGCCTGAAGGTCCTGTTCGACAAGTTCTTCTCCACGCAGACCCCGCCGCAGGAGGTCGTCGCGACGCTCGGCGAACTGGCCGCGATGATGGGCAAGGTCGTCGCGGCCCGCCGCGCGGAGCCCGGCGACGACCTCACCAGCGCGCTGATCCAGGCCTCCGAGAACGGCGACCACCTCACGGACGAGGAGATCGTCTCCACCCTCCAGCTGATGGTGGCGGCGGGCCACGAGACGACGATCTCCCTCATCGTCAACGCCGTCGTGAACCTGTCCGCACACCCCGAGCAGCGCGCGATGGTCCTCTCCGGCCAGGCCGGCTGGGACGCCGTGATCGAGGAGACCCTGCGCTACTCCACACCGACCTCGCACGTCCTGATCCGCTTCGCCGCGGAGGATGTCCCGGTCGGGGACAAGGTGATCCGCAAGGGTGACGCGCTGATCGTGTCGTACGGGGCGATAGGCCGCGACGAGCGGGCCCACGGCCCCACGGCCGCCGCCTTCGACATCACGCGCACCTCCCCCACCCGCCACATCTCCTTCGGCCACGGCCCGCACGTCTGCCCCGGTGCGGCGCTCTCCCGCCTGGAGGCGGGGGTGGCGCTCCCGGCCTTGTACGAGCGCTTCCCGGACCTGGCCTTGGCGGTCCCGCGCTCGGAACTGCGCAACAAGCCGGTGGTGACGCAGAACGACTTGTACGAGCTGCCGGTGAAATTGCGCCCCTCCGGCGTTTGAGGAGCGGGGTCCGGGGCGGAGCCCCGTGGTATGGACACCCAAGGGGCAGTGGATCTCAGCGGCCGGACACCAGGAGAACCCCGCGCCCTGAGCCGCTAGGCTCCCCCCGTGGCTGAGATCCAGATTCCCGCTGACATGAAGCCCGCCGACGGCCGTTTCGGCGCGGGCCCCTCCAAGGTGCGTACGGAGGCGCTGGAGGCCCTGGCCGCCACCGGCACCTCCCTCCTCGGTACGTCCCACCGCCAGGCCCCGGTCAAGAACCTGGTCGGCCGGGTGCGCGAAGGCGTCAAGGACCTCTTCTCCCTCCCCGAGGGGTACGAGGTGATCCTCGGCAACGGCGGCTCCACCGCGTTCTGGGACGTGGCGACGCACGGCCTGATCGAGAACAAGTCGCAGCACCTGAGCTTCGGCGAGTTCTCCTCCAAGTTCGCGAAGGCGGCCAAGCTCGCCCCGTGGCTCGCCGAGCCCACCGTGATCACGAGCGACCCGGGCACCCACCCGGCCCCCCGGGCGGAGGCGGGCGTCGACGTCTACGCCTTCACCCACAACGAGACCTCGACGGGCGTCGCGGCTCCCGTCAAGCGGGTCGCGGGCGCCGACGAGGGCTCCCTCGTCCTGGTGGACGCCACGTCCGGCGCGGGCGGCCTGCCGGTCGACATCGCCGAGACGGACGTCTACTACTTCGCCCCGCAGAAGTCGTTCGCCTCGGACGGCGGCCTGTGGATCGGCGTGTTCTCCCCGGCGGCGATCGAGCGCGCCGAGCGGATCCACGCGTCCGGCCGGCACGTGCCGGAGTTCTTCAGCCTGCCGACGGCGATCGACAACTCCCGCAAGAACCAGACGTACAACACCCCGGCGCTCGCCACGCTGTTCCTGCTCGGCGAGCAGCTGGAGTGGATGAACTCCCAGGGCGGCCTCGCCTTCACGACGGGCCGCACCGCCGAGTCGGCGCGGACGCTGTACGGCTGGGCCGACGAGTCCAAGTACGCGACGCCGTTTGTCACGGATCCTGCCAAGCGGTCTCAGGTCATCGGCACGATTGACTTCTCCGAAGAGGTTGACGCGGGCGCCGTTGCTAAGGCTCTGCGGGCCAACGGGGTCGTTGATACCGAGCCGTATCGGAAGCTGGGCCGGAATCAGCTGCGCGTCGCGATGTTCCCGGCGATCGACCCCGCGGATGTCGCTGCGCTCACCCAGTGCGTTGATTACGTGATCGAGCGCCTTTAATGCTCCCAGCTGCGCGGCCAGCCACCTGCGGGTGCGTCGTGGCTGGTCGCGCAGTTCCCCGCGCCCCTATCGGGGCTTATCGGCTCAGCTGCTTGAACTTTCGTACCGCCAGGGGCAGGAACACCAGCGAGATCACGATCGGCCACACCACCGCCATCAGGACCGCGTGCTGCTCCACCCAGGTGGAGCCCCCCGCACCGGGGTTGCCGAACAGTTCACGCGCGGCCGTGCCCGTCGACGAGACGGGGTTCCACGCCGCGATCGGCGCCAGCCAGTCCGGCATCAGGGACGGCGCCACGAAGACGCTGGAGATCATCGTGAGCGGGAAGGCCACCGCGTAGAGGCCGCCCGCCGCCTCCGGGGTCGGTACGAGCAGGCCCAGGAAGACCCCCACCCAGATCAGGCTGAACCGCAGGAACAGCAGCAGCCCGAAGGCGAGCAGGGTGTCGAGCACGCCCGCGCTGGAGCGCCAGCCGATGGCGAGGGCGGTCAGCGCGAGGATGGTCAGTTCCGCGCAGGCGACGACGAGGTCGGCGACGCCCCGCCCCGACGCCACCGCCGAGGGGGCCATCGGCATCGAGCGGAAGCGGTCGATGACACCCTTGGAGGCGTCGGTGACCACGGCCATGGCGGTGTTCATGAAGCCGAAGGCCATGGTCATCACGAACATGCCGGGCATCAGGAACTGCTTGTAGTCGCCGTCGTCCCCGCCGCCCGGCACCTTCATCGCCTCGCCGAAGACGAAGCCGTACAGGAGTACGGAGATGATGGGGAAGCCCAGCTGCCAGGCGATGGTGACGGGCTGGCGCACGAAGTGCGTGAGGTAGCGGCGGGTGACGTTCCAGCAGTCGGCGAGGGCCCAGTAGAGCCGTCCGCGCGAGGTGTCGGCGGTGAGGGCGACGCTCATGCCGCGACCTCCTTCTCAAGGTGGGTGACGGGGTCGGCGGCCTCGGAGGTCTGGCCGGTCAGGCGCAGGAACACATCGTCCAGACTCGGCCTGCGCAGGCCGATGTCCTCGACCGGGACGCCCTCGTCCTGGAGGGTCCGCGCCACGTCCGTGAGGGCGGCGACCCGGTCGGTCACGGAGGCCTGCACGCGCCGCTCCACCTCGATGACGAGCGGTTCACCTGCGCAGACCCGGCTGACGGCCTTGACGGCGGCGGGCAGGTCGGCGGCCTCGCGGACCACGACGTCGAGGTGGCTGCCGCCCACCGTGTTCTTCAGGCCGTCGGGGGTGTCGTCGGCGATGGCCCGGCCGCGGTCGATGACGGTGATGCGGGAGGCGAGCCGGTCGGCCTCCTCCAGATACTGCGTGGTGAGCAGCACGGTCGTGCCGCCCGCGACCAACTCCCTTACGGTGTCCCAGACTTCGAGGCGGCTGCGCGGGTCGAGGCCGGTGGTCGGCTCGTCCAGGAAGAGGACGGCTGGCGCGAGGATCATCGAGGCGGCGAGGTCCAGCCTGCGCCGCATGCCGCCGCTGTACTGACCCGCGCCCTTCTCCGCCGCGTCCTCCAGGTGGAACTGCTCCAGGAGTTCCTGGGCGCGCAGGGCGGCCCGCTTGGCGCCGAGGTGGAACAGGCGGCCGAACATCTCCAGGTTCTGCCGCCCGGTGAGGATCTCGTCGACCGCGGCGTACTGCCCGGTCAGGCCGATGCGACCGCGGACCAGGGCGGGTTCGCGCACCACGTCGGCGCCGGCCACCTCCGCGCACCCGCCGTCGAGCCGCACGAGCGTGGACAGGATCCGTACGGCGGTGGTCTTGCCCGCGCCGTTGGGTCCGAGCAGTCCGTGCACCGTCCCCTGCCGCACGTGCAGGTCGAAGCCGTCCAGCGCGTACTTCTCGCCGTACCGCTTCTCAAGCCCCTCGGCCCGTACCGCGAGGCCGTTCCCGTTGCCGTTCATGCCTGACCCTCCAGGTCGTCGTACATGCGCGAACCGTGCCGCGCACCCTCTGGGTACGCCGTACTCATTTGAGAGTACACCGTACTCAGTTCGTCGGGTACACCGTACCCAGTTTCGTGGGTACGGTGTACCCAATTCCAGTACGGGCGATTAGGGTGAGCCCATGACGAGCAAGAACGGCGGCGACGACCGGCGCACCGGCAGCGACATCACCCGCAGTCTGGAGCTGCTCTGGGAGGGGAGCGGGCGCCCGGCGCGCGGGCCGAAGCCGGCCCTCACCCTCGACCGGATCGTCACCGAGGCGGTACGCCTCGCCGACGCCGAGGGGATCTCGGCGGTCTCGATGCGCCGCCTGTCCACGGAGCTGGGCACGGGCACGATGTCCCTCTACCGCTACCTCCCCGGCAAGGGCAGCCTGCTGGACCTGATGCTCGACCGCGTCTACACCCCGCCGGAGGAGGAGGGCCCCTGGACCGGCGGCTGGCGCGAGGGCGTCGAGACGTACGCCCGCGAGACCCTCTCCCTCTACCGCCGCCACCCCTGGCTGCTCCACGTCAACCAGGCCCGCCCGGTGCTCGGCCCCGGCGCGGTCGGCGGCCTCGACCGGACCCTGTCGCGGATCAGGCCGATGGGGCTGACCGACCCCGAGCTGATCGGCGTCATCGTCATGGTCGAGGGGTACGTCACCGGGGCCGCCCGCACCCAGGTGCACGAGATGGAGGCCGAGCAGCGGACCGGCCTCTCCGACCAGGCGTTCTGGGAGGCGCAGACGCCGGTCCTGGAGGAGGTCATGAAGAGCGGCCGCTATCCGTCCCTCGCGACGCTGGGCGAGGACGCGTTCGGCCCGGACTTCGACCACTTCGAGTTCGGGCTCCAGCGCCTCCTGGACGGCCTGGACGTCCTGGTCGCCCGGCGCGGACAGGCCGCCTGAAGAGACCGACGAGGCGGAGGAGCCTGCGGGCTCAGCGTTTGCGCAGCAGCCGCTTCAGGCCGAAGAAGGCGAGCAGCACGGCGACGACCGCGACGGCGCCCGTCCTCAGGTCCCCGCCGAACCCGCCGGGCCCCGCGTCACCGCCGTCCGAACTCCCGCCCCCCGTACCCGAGCCGGAGTCGCCGCCCTTCCCCGGCACCTCCACGGGCGTGACCTCGCTCTGCGCGCCCTCGGTGCCGTACATCAGGGTCGTGCCGTCCGGGGTGTACGTGATCGACTCGCCCTGCCGCTGGATGGGGACGCTGAGGCGCCCCTCCCGCGCGGGCTTCTCGCCCTCGCCCTTCCACGCGTAGGAGACCCCGCCGAAGTACCCGCGCAGGGCCAGCTGCCGTCCGTCGGGCGAGAAGGCGCCGTCGGTCACCCACAGGTCGGTGGCGGCGACGCGCTTGAAGACGTTCGTCCTGGAGGCGGACATCTCGGCGGGCCCCTCATAGAGGCTGCCGCCCTCCTCCTTCTTGTCGGCGATGTAGATCCGCCCGGTCTTCGGATGCACCATCAGCGCCTCCGCGTCCCGCGCCCCGTCGGCGTACTTCACGACGTACTGCGTGGCGCGGACCGTCTGGTCCTTGAGCGTCTTCGGCTCGGGCAGCTTGTAGATCCACACGTTCGACCAGGTGCCGCCGAGGTTGTCGCCGATGTCGCCGACGTAGAGGTTGCCGTCGGCGCCGACCGAGATCGCCTCGACATCGCGCGGGGCGCCCACGCCGGTCATCGTGACGGTGGCGACGGTCTTGCCCGTCCGTGAGTCGACCGCGTACAGGAAGGCGCCCTTGTCCTGGTCGTTGTGCGTCCAGTAGATCCCGGGGTGGGCGCGGGACGCGGCGAGGCCGCTGGACTCGACGATCCGCGGGTCCTTGATGGTGAACCCCTCGTGGTCGTCGGCCGCGGCGGGCCCCGCCGCGGTCAGGAGCAGCACGGCACCGGCGAGGAGGACAGAGGGAACAGCCCGAAGCGAACGCATGGGCCCAAGCGTGCCATCCGCGCGGCGAGCCGGGGTGCTCAGCCTCACATCGCAGGTGGCGGGCGTGATCCGCGATGATGTGCGGATGCTCAGGTTCATGTTCGTCGGCGACTCGATGACGATCGGAAGCGCCGGTGAACACACCTGGCGCTACCGGATGTGGCAGCACCTGCGCGACACCCTCGGCGACGGGGGCTTCGCGGTGGTGGGGCCCCGCGACACCCTCTACGACCAGTCCGCGGGGGAACCCCTCTCCCACGACTACGCCGACGCGGACCCGGACTTCCCCCGCCACCACCTCGCGGGCTGGGGCGAGGGCTGGCTGCACATGGCGCCGCGGGTGGCCGGCGCGCTGGCCCGCGACCCCGCGGACGTCCTGCTGATCTCGCTGGGCCTGATCGACCTCGGCTTCTACACGAACGCGGAGCAGACGGCCGCGAACGTCCGCGCGTTCATCGGCCGGGCCCGCTCGGCCCGCCCGCACATACGCATGGTCCTGCTCCCCGTCATACCGAACATCCGCGCCGAGTCGGACGCGCCCTTCGCCGCCGAGGTGGCCCGCTTCAACGAACTCCTCGCGAAGACCGTCGCCGACCTGGACACGGGCTCCTCCCCCCTCCTC
This window contains:
- a CDS encoding TetR/AcrR family transcriptional regulator — protein: MTSKNGGDDRRTGSDITRSLELLWEGSGRPARGPKPALTLDRIVTEAVRLADAEGISAVSMRRLSTELGTGTMSLYRYLPGKGSLLDLMLDRVYTPPEEEGPWTGGWREGVETYARETLSLYRRHPWLLHVNQARPVLGPGAVGGLDRTLSRIRPMGLTDPELIGVIVMVEGYVTGAARTQVHEMEAEQRTGLSDQAFWEAQTPVLEEVMKSGRYPSLATLGEDAFGPDFDHFEFGLQRLLDGLDVLVARRGQAA
- a CDS encoding ABC transporter permease; translated protein: MSVALTADTSRGRLYWALADCWNVTRRYLTHFVRQPVTIAWQLGFPIISVLLYGFVFGEAMKVPGGGDDGDYKQFLMPGMFVMTMAFGFMNTAMAVVTDASKGVIDRFRSMPMAPSAVASGRGVADLVVACAELTILALTALAIGWRSSAGVLDTLLAFGLLLFLRFSLIWVGVFLGLLVPTPEAAGGLYAVAFPLTMISSVFVAPSLMPDWLAPIAAWNPVSSTGTAARELFGNPGAGGSTWVEQHAVLMAVVWPIVISLVFLPLAVRKFKQLSR
- a CDS encoding GDSL-type esterase/lipase family protein yields the protein MLRFMFVGDSMTIGSAGEHTWRYRMWQHLRDTLGDGGFAVVGPRDTLYDQSAGEPLSHDYADADPDFPRHHLAGWGEGWLHMAPRVAGALARDPADVLLISLGLIDLGFYTNAEQTAANVRAFIGRARSARPHIRMVLLPVIPNIRAESDAPFAAEVARFNELLAKTVADLDTGSSPLLLASSPPSYDIHLDTYDGTHPNTSGEHKLAGAFADALGQAWGIGGPYAPLLTRPTG
- a CDS encoding cytochrome P450 family protein produces the protein MTRIALDPFVTDLDGESARLLAAGPLAEAELPGGVPVWAVTHHAEARQLLTDKRLVKDIEVWGAWRRGEIPADWPLIGLANPGRSMLTVDGEEHRRMRTLVAQALTPRRVERLRGRITELTHALLDKLPASEVVDLKAEFAYPLPMYVISDLMGIDTADHPRLKVLFDKFFSTQTPPQEVVATLGELAAMMGKVVAARRAEPGDDLTSALIQASENGDHLTDEEIVSTLQLMVAAGHETTISLIVNAVVNLSAHPEQRAMVLSGQAGWDAVIEETLRYSTPTSHVLIRFAAEDVPVGDKVIRKGDALIVSYGAIGRDERAHGPTAAAFDITRTSPTRHISFGHGPHVCPGAALSRLEAGVALPALYERFPDLALAVPRSELRNKPVVTQNDLYELPVKLRPSGV
- a CDS encoding cytochrome P450, with translation MTCPVTGAAPGPVPLSGPRFATEPAQLYREMRRDHGPVAPVLLDGDVPAWLVLGYRELHQVTGDPVLFSRDSELWNQWPAIPADWPLLPMIGHRQPSILYTVGERHTRRAAMISHALEAVDPFELRAHAETFADELIDRFCGTGATDIIAEYAMLLPVRVLARVYGFSDEQGPGLVTAMNDMIDGRERALAGQQHLAGSMMRLIADKHEKPGLDVASYMIETQLTEDGSDFTDEEIAQDLMVMMAAGHQPTADWIGNSLRLMLTDDRFAASLFGGRNSVAEAMNEVLWEDTPTQNVAGRWASRDTRLGGRHINAGDLLLLGLAAANADPQIRTDGSALTGGNSAHFAFGHGEHRCPFPAQEVAEVIARTGIEVLLDRLPDLDLAVPAGDLTRRPSPWLRGLTDLPVRFTPTPTSAFGDPR
- a CDS encoding ATP-binding cassette domain-containing protein: MNGNGNGLAVRAEGLEKRYGEKYALDGFDLHVRQGTVHGLLGPNGAGKTTAVRILSTLVRLDGGCAEVAGADVVREPALVRGRIGLTGQYAAVDEILTGRQNLEMFGRLFHLGAKRAALRAQELLEQFHLEDAAEKGAGQYSGGMRRRLDLAASMILAPAVLFLDEPTTGLDPRSRLEVWDTVRELVAGGTTVLLTTQYLEEADRLASRITVIDRGRAIADDTPDGLKNTVGGSHLDVVVREAADLPAAVKAVSRVCAGEPLVIEVERRVQASVTDRVAALTDVARTLQDEGVPVEDIGLRRPSLDDVFLRLTGQTSEAADPVTHLEKEVAA
- the serC gene encoding phosphoserine transaminase, which gives rise to MAEIQIPADMKPADGRFGAGPSKVRTEALEALAATGTSLLGTSHRQAPVKNLVGRVREGVKDLFSLPEGYEVILGNGGSTAFWDVATHGLIENKSQHLSFGEFSSKFAKAAKLAPWLAEPTVITSDPGTHPAPRAEAGVDVYAFTHNETSTGVAAPVKRVAGADEGSLVLVDATSGAGGLPVDIAETDVYYFAPQKSFASDGGLWIGVFSPAAIERAERIHASGRHVPEFFSLPTAIDNSRKNQTYNTPALATLFLLGEQLEWMNSQGGLAFTTGRTAESARTLYGWADESKYATPFVTDPAKRSQVIGTIDFSEEVDAGAVAKALRANGVVDTEPYRKLGRNQLRVAMFPAIDPADVAALTQCVDYVIERL